The following are encoded in a window of Paramormyrops kingsleyae isolate MSU_618 chromosome 12, PKINGS_0.4, whole genome shotgun sequence genomic DNA:
- the LOC111833211 gene encoding rap guanine nucleotide exchange factor 2-like isoform X6 codes for MEALSNLREHQLRLMCQTVRYERHEANELLYYPDNIGTCWYILLSGSVFIKESMFLPRSSFGKRSAGSLRRGCECIVLEPSEMIVIDYMDENEEYFQRQASYRQSRRRFRKINQKGERQTITDTVEPYPMGKAQPAGKPPLPRGYHTLPADFAKHHLADGLHPQVTHVTSSHSGCSITSDSGSSSLSDIYQATENEPGDMDLSGLLETAVDSEEDDDEEDIERASDPLMSRDIVRDCLEKDPMDRTDDDIEQLLEFMHQLPAFANMTMSVRRELCAVMVFAVVERAGTIVLNDGEELDSWSVILNGSVEVTHPDGRTEILCMGNSFGVSPTLEKELMKGVMKTKVDDCQFVCIAQQDYCCILNQVEKNMQKVEEEGEIVMVKEHRELDRTGTRKGHIVIKGTAERLTMHLVEEHSVVDPTFIEDFLLTYRTFLSSPMIVGKKLLEWFNDPSLRDKVTRVVLLWVNNHFNDFEGDAAMTRFLEEFESNLEREKMSGHLRLLNIACAAKAKLRVLTLTKPSREAPLPFTLLGGSEQGFRIFVDSVQADSKAAEVGLKRGDQILEVNGQSFENVPLSKASEILKNNTHLSITVKTNLLVFKELLTMPVEEKNMGPHLPKIGDIKKGSRHSIPDLAMDVEQVMNLEKANKKAKPNTVISKNKLKKIFDKKRISILPQKPYNDVGIGQSQDDSIVGMKQSKQIHPTLPVSGNLSSSNPDLLQSHHRILDFSNSPAPVEINLADQVLKVYKADQQSRYIMISRDTTAREVVVQAIREFALTATPEAYSLCEVSVTPEGVIKQRRLPEQLSKLADKIQLSGRYYLKNNMETETLCSDEDAQDLLRESQISLLQLSTVEVATQLSVRNFELFCKIEPTEYVDDLFKLKSKTGSENLKKFEEVVNQETFWVASEIVREPNQLKRMKIIKHFIKIALHCRECKNFNSMFSIISGLNLAPVSRLRGTWEKLPSKYEKLFQDLQDLFDPSRNMAKYRNVLNNQNLHPPIIPLFPVIKKDLTFLHEGNDSKVDGLVNFEKLRMIAKEVRHVGRMASINMDPALMFRTRKKKWRSLGSLSQGSASAAVLDVAQASGHKKRVRRSSFLNAKKLYEDAQMARRVRQYLSDLTLDTSEDTLQTMSLQCEPSSSTLPKGAGDKRKPDTSPVVQRTGLQRASQQKGNLQMAAGLHYTTHKKVPAKDLPAFGGSSPQALKKMLSDEAGDRHRKQTEDSISSASSHLSSPPLSPRSSPRKGYFRTADTFSDSGHSERSSRSSLLSNSSFDLIQDERRQRHSISAMEAGPGGGRMERRATLDPDQYSLGSYSSVGEARGLYSCTTALSSPSLEELTQDQDRASLDAADSGRGSWTSCSSGSHDNIQTIHHWRDSISSDRSNFSEHGAGPGRATPDPGRARGSWASSPAYWGEDSEGDTGTIKRRGGKDVNPEVEMDSVPSGGAEEPKQHGRALHGSTASGTPRGPVARRDGRFREPPPTPPGYTALTISDFGKTPPHVGRKPPDYNVALQRSRMVAHTSDPPQPPARPSPRPPRLPAQGPPAEEEGESLSPKLVPLRKTGAYTPESARP; via the exons CTCCCCGCTGACTTCGCCAAGCACCATCTGGCCGACGGCCTCCACCCTCAGGTGACCCACGTGACCTCCAGCCACTCAGGATGTAGCATCACCAGTGACTCTGGGAGCAGCAGCCTGTCAGATATTTACCAG gccacggAAAACGAGCCGGGTGACATGGACCTCAGCGGCCTCCTCGAGACGGCCGTGGACTCTGAGGAGGATGACGATGAGGAAGACATCGAGCGGGCCTCAGACCCTCTTATGAGCCGGGACATCGTGCGTGACTGTCTGGAGAAGGACCCCATGGACAGGACGGACGACGACATTG AGCAGCTCCTGGAGTTCATGCACCAGCTACCAGCATTCGCCAACATGACCATGTCCGTGCGGAGAGAGCTGTGTGCTGTCATGGTGTTCGCTGTGGTGGAACGTGCTGGAACCATCGTGCTCAATGACGGGGAGGAG CTGGACTCCTGGTCAGTGATCCTGAACGGCTCCGTGGAGGTGACTCACCCAGACGGGAGGACCGAGATCCTCTGCATGGGCAACAGCTTTGGTGTCTCGCCCACTTTGGAGAAGGAGCTCATGAAGGGGGTCATGAAGACTAAGGTGGACGACTGCCAG TTTGTGTGCATAGCCCAGCAAGATTACTGCTGCATCCTTAACCAAGTGGAGAAGAACATGCAgaaggtggaagaggagggcgagATCGTCATGGTGAAAGAGCACCGCGAGCTGGACCGCACCGGCACCCGGAAGGGCCACATCGTCATCAAG GGCACTGCGGAGAGACTGACCATGCACCTGGTGGAGGAACACTCCGTGGTAGACCCCACCTTCATCGAGGACTTCCTGCTCACCTACCGGACCTTCCTCTCCAGTCCCATGATTGTGGGCAAGAAGCTCCTCGAGTGGTTTAATGATCCCAGCTTAAGGGATAAG GTGACACGGGTAGTTCTGCTGTGGGTGAACAATCATTTCAACGACTTTGAAGGAGACGCCGCTATGACCCGCTTTCTGGAGGAGTTTGAGAGCAATCTGGAAAGAGAG AAAATGAGCGGCCACCTGAGACTGCTGAACATCGCCTGTGCGGCCAAGGCGAAGCTgcgggtgctgaccctgaccaAGCCATCCCGCGAGGCTCCGCTGCCCTTCACGCTGCTGGGCGGCTCGGAGCAGGGCTTCCGCATCTTCGTGGACAGCGTGCAGGCGGACAGCAAGGCGGCGGAGGTCGGCCTCAAGCGAGGAGATCAG ATACTGGAGGTTAACGGGCAGAGCTTCGAGAATGTGCCGCTGTCAAAAGCCAGCGAGATCCTGAAGAACAACACTCACCTGTCTATCACTGTGAAAACAAACCTGTTAG TATTCAAGGAGCTCCTGACCATGCCAGTAGAGGAGAAGAACATGGGTCCACATCTCCCCAAGATCGGGGACATCAAGAAGGGCAGCCGGCACTCCATCCCTGACCTGGCCATGGATGTGGAGCAGGTCATGAACCTCGAGAAGGCCAACAAGAAGGCCAAACCCAACACCGTCATCAGCAAGAACAAGCTTAAGAAGATCTTTGACAAGAAGCGCATCAGTATTCTGCCCCAAAAGCCATACAA tgaCGTGGGAATCGGGCAGTCTCAGGATGACAGCATTGTAGGGATGAAGCAGTCTAAACAGATCCACCCCACGCTCCCAGTCAGCGGGAACCTCTCCTCCAGCAACCCCGACCTCCTGCAGTCCCACCACCGCATCCTGGACTTCAGCAACTCGCCTG CACCGGTAGAGATTA ATTTGGCAGATCAGGTGCTGAAGGTCTACAAAGCCGACCAGCAGAGCCGCTACATTATGATCAGCAGAGACACCACGGCCAGGGAGGTGGTGGTCCAGGCCATCCGCGAGTTCGCCCTGACGGCGACGCCGGAGGCCTATTCGCTGTGCGAGGTGTCCGTCACCCCCGAGGGCGTCATCAAGCAGCGGCGGCTGCCCGAGCAGCTCTCCAAGCTGGCAGATAAGATCCAGCTGAGCGGAAG GTACTACTTGAAGAACAACATGGAGACGGAGACGCTGTGTTCAGACGAAGACGCACAGGACCTCCTGAGGGAGAGCCAGATCTCCCTGCTGCAGCTCAGCACGGTGGAGGTGGCCACACAGCTCTCGGTGAGGAACTTCGAGCTCTTCTGCAAGATCGAACCCACCGAGTACGTCGACGACCTCTTCAAGCTCAAGTCTAAGACGGGCTCGGAAAATCTGAAGAAGTTCGAGGAGGTGGTCAACCAGGAGACCTTCTGGGTGGCTTCGGAGATTGTGCGCGAGCCCAACCAGCTGAAGAGGATGAAGATCATCAAGCACTTTATCAAGATTGCCCTGCACTGCCGCGAGTGCAAGAACTTCAACTCCATGTTCTCCATCATCAG CGGGCTGAATCTGGCTCCAGTGTCCAGGCTACGAGGGACATGGGAAAAACTTCCCAGCAAGTATGAGAAACTCTTTCAAGATCTCCAGGACCTCTTTGACCCTTCTAGGAACATGGCCAAGTACCGCAATGTCCTGAACAATCAGAACCTCCACCCTCCTATAATCCCCCTCTTCCCTGTCATCAAGAAGGACCTGACGTTTTTGCACGAAG GCAATGACTCCAAGGTTGACGGTCTGGTGAACTTTGAGAAGCTCAGGATGATAGCCAAAGAGGTCCGCCATGTTGGGCGCATGGCTTCTATAAACATGGACCCTGCGCTGATGTTCAGGACCAG GAAGAAGAAGTGGAGGAGTCTTGG GTCTCTGAGTCAGGGCAGCGCCAGCGCGGCCGTCCTGGACGTGGCACAGGCCAGTGGGCACAAAAAGCGAGTCCGCCGCAGCTCCTTCCTCAACGCCAAGAAGCTGTACGAGGACGCACAGATGGCGAGGCGCGTCCGCCAGTACCTGTCCGACCTGACGCTGGACACCAGCGAGGACACCCTGCAGACCATGTCCCTGCAGTGCGAGCCCTCCTCCAGCACCT TGCCCAAGGGTGCTGGTGACAAGCGGAAGCCCGACACATCCCCCGTGGTCCAGCGGACTGGCCTGCAGAGGGCGTCACAGCAGAAAGGAAACCTGCAAATGGCGGCTGGGCTACACTACACTACTCACAAGAAGGTGCCGGCGAAGGACCTGCCGGCCTTTG GGGGGAGTTCCCCTCAGGCCTTAAAGAAGATGCTGTCAGACGAAGCCGGTGATCGACACAGGAAGCAGACGGAAGACAGCATCTCCAGCGCATCGTCCCATCTGTCTTCGCCTCCTCTTTCTCCACGCAGCTCTCCGCGCAAAG GCTATTTTCGGACGGCGGACACCTTCTCCGACTCAGGCCACAGCGAGCGGTCGTCGCGCTCCAGCCTGCTCAGCAACTCATCCTTCGACCTGATCCAGGATGAGCGCCGACAGCGGCACTCCATCAGCGCCATGGAGGCCGGCCCCGGGGGAGGCCGCATGGAGCGCCGGGCCACCCTGGACCCCGACCAGTACAGCCTGGG CTCCTACTCCTCGGTGGGCGAGGCCCGTGGCCTGTACTCCTGCACCACGGCCCTGTCCTCCCCCAGCCTGGAGGAGCTGACCCAGGACCAGGACCGGGCCTCCCTGGATGCCGCTGACAGTGGCCGCGGCAGCTGGACGTCCTGCTCCAGCGGCTCCCACGATAACATCCAGACCATCCACCACTGGCGGGACTCGATCTCCTCTGACCGGTCGAACTTCTCCGAGCACGGGGCTGGGCCAGGCCGGGCCACCCCCGATCCTGGCCGGGCCCGCGGGAGCTGGGCATCCTCGCCCGCCTACTGGGGGGAGGACTCGGAGGGGGACACGGGAACCATCAAACGGCGGGGGGGGAAGGACGTGAACCCTGAGGTGGAGATGGACAGCGTGCCGTCTGGAGGCGCAGAGGAACCGAAGCAGCACGGCCGGGCACTGCACGGCAGCACCGCCTCCGGGACGCCCCGGGGCCCTGTCG CTCGCAGAGACGGCCGCTTCCGGGAGCCGCCCCCGACGCCCCCCGGCTACACGGCCCTGACCATCTCCGACTTCGGCAAGACCCCGCCCCACGTCGGCCGCAAACCCCCCGACTATAACGTGGCGCTGCAGAGGTCGCGCATGGTCGCTCATACGAGTGACCCCCCGCAGCCACCGGCCCGGCCCAGCCCGCGGCCCCCCCGCCTCCCGGCCCAGGGGCCGCCGGCTGAGGAAGAGGGTGAGTCCTTGTCCCCAAAACTTGTTCCTCTGAGGAAGACAGGCGCTTATACCCCTGAGAGTGCCAGGCCGTGA
- the LOC111833211 gene encoding rap guanine nucleotide exchange factor 2-like isoform X12 yields the protein MKPLADTASHGVLGQQNRNPLPADFAKHHLADGLHPQVTHVTSSHSGCSITSDSGSSSLSDIYQATENEPGDMDLSGLLETAVDSEEDDDEEDIERASDPLMSRDIVRDCLEKDPMDRTDDDIEQLLEFMHQLPAFANMTMSVRRELCAVMVFAVVERAGTIVLNDGEELDSWSVILNGSVEVTHPDGRTEILCMGNSFGVSPTLEKELMKGVMKTKVDDCQFVCIAQQDYCCILNQVEKNMQKVEEEGEIVMVKEHRELDRTGTRKGHIVIKGTAERLTMHLVEEHSVVDPTFIEDFLLTYRTFLSSPMIVGKKLLEWFNDPSLRDKVTRVVLLWVNNHFNDFEGDAAMTRFLEEFESNLEREKMSGHLRLLNIACAAKAKLRVLTLTKPSREAPLPFTLLGGSEQGFRIFVDSVQADSKAAEVGLKRGDQILEVNGQSFENVPLSKASEILKNNTHLSITVKTNLLVFKELLTMPVEEKNMGPHLPKIGDIKKGSRHSIPDLAMDVEQVMNLEKANKKAKPNTVISKNKLKKIFDKKRISILPQKPYNDVGIGQSQDDSIVGMKQSKQIHPTLPVSGNLSSSNPDLLQSHHRILDFSNSPDLADQVLKVYKADQQSRYIMISRDTTAREVVVQAIREFALTATPEAYSLCEVSVTPEGVIKQRRLPEQLSKLADKIQLSGRYYLKNNMETETLCSDEDAQDLLRESQISLLQLSTVEVATQLSVRNFELFCKIEPTEYVDDLFKLKSKTGSENLKKFEEVVNQETFWVASEIVREPNQLKRMKIIKHFIKIALHCRECKNFNSMFSIISGLNLAPVSRLRGTWEKLPSKYEKLFQDLQDLFDPSRNMAKYRNVLNNQNLHPPIIPLFPVIKKDLTFLHEGNDSKVDGLVNFEKLRMIAKEVRHVGRMASINMDPALMFRTRKKKWRSLGSLSQGSASAAVLDVAQASGHKKRVRRSSFLNAKKLYEDAQMARRVRQYLSDLTLDTSEDTLQTMSLQCEPSSSTLPKGAGDKRKPDTSPVVQRTGLQRASQQKGNLQMAAGLHYTTHKKVPAKDLPAFGGSSPQALKKMLSDEAGDRHRKQTEDSISSASSHLSSPPLSPRSSPRKGYFRTADTFSDSGHSERSSRSSLLSNSSFDLIQDERRQRHSISAMEAGPGGGRMERRATLDPDQYSLGSYSSVGEARGLYSCTTALSSPSLEELTQDQDRASLDAADSGRGSWTSCSSGSHDNIQTIHHWRDSISSDRSNFSEHGAGPGRATPDPGRARGSWASSPAYWGEDSEGDTGTIKRRGGKDVNPEVEMDSVPSGGAEEPKQHGRALHGSTASGTPRGPVARRDGRFREPPPTPPGYTALTISDFGKTPPHVGRKPPDYNVALQRSRMVAHTSDPPQPPARPSPRPPRLPAQGPPAEEEGESLSPKLVPLRKTGAYTPESARP from the exons CTCCCCGCTGACTTCGCCAAGCACCATCTGGCCGACGGCCTCCACCCTCAGGTGACCCACGTGACCTCCAGCCACTCAGGATGTAGCATCACCAGTGACTCTGGGAGCAGCAGCCTGTCAGATATTTACCAG gccacggAAAACGAGCCGGGTGACATGGACCTCAGCGGCCTCCTCGAGACGGCCGTGGACTCTGAGGAGGATGACGATGAGGAAGACATCGAGCGGGCCTCAGACCCTCTTATGAGCCGGGACATCGTGCGTGACTGTCTGGAGAAGGACCCCATGGACAGGACGGACGACGACATTG AGCAGCTCCTGGAGTTCATGCACCAGCTACCAGCATTCGCCAACATGACCATGTCCGTGCGGAGAGAGCTGTGTGCTGTCATGGTGTTCGCTGTGGTGGAACGTGCTGGAACCATCGTGCTCAATGACGGGGAGGAG CTGGACTCCTGGTCAGTGATCCTGAACGGCTCCGTGGAGGTGACTCACCCAGACGGGAGGACCGAGATCCTCTGCATGGGCAACAGCTTTGGTGTCTCGCCCACTTTGGAGAAGGAGCTCATGAAGGGGGTCATGAAGACTAAGGTGGACGACTGCCAG TTTGTGTGCATAGCCCAGCAAGATTACTGCTGCATCCTTAACCAAGTGGAGAAGAACATGCAgaaggtggaagaggagggcgagATCGTCATGGTGAAAGAGCACCGCGAGCTGGACCGCACCGGCACCCGGAAGGGCCACATCGTCATCAAG GGCACTGCGGAGAGACTGACCATGCACCTGGTGGAGGAACACTCCGTGGTAGACCCCACCTTCATCGAGGACTTCCTGCTCACCTACCGGACCTTCCTCTCCAGTCCCATGATTGTGGGCAAGAAGCTCCTCGAGTGGTTTAATGATCCCAGCTTAAGGGATAAG GTGACACGGGTAGTTCTGCTGTGGGTGAACAATCATTTCAACGACTTTGAAGGAGACGCCGCTATGACCCGCTTTCTGGAGGAGTTTGAGAGCAATCTGGAAAGAGAG AAAATGAGCGGCCACCTGAGACTGCTGAACATCGCCTGTGCGGCCAAGGCGAAGCTgcgggtgctgaccctgaccaAGCCATCCCGCGAGGCTCCGCTGCCCTTCACGCTGCTGGGCGGCTCGGAGCAGGGCTTCCGCATCTTCGTGGACAGCGTGCAGGCGGACAGCAAGGCGGCGGAGGTCGGCCTCAAGCGAGGAGATCAG ATACTGGAGGTTAACGGGCAGAGCTTCGAGAATGTGCCGCTGTCAAAAGCCAGCGAGATCCTGAAGAACAACACTCACCTGTCTATCACTGTGAAAACAAACCTGTTAG TATTCAAGGAGCTCCTGACCATGCCAGTAGAGGAGAAGAACATGGGTCCACATCTCCCCAAGATCGGGGACATCAAGAAGGGCAGCCGGCACTCCATCCCTGACCTGGCCATGGATGTGGAGCAGGTCATGAACCTCGAGAAGGCCAACAAGAAGGCCAAACCCAACACCGTCATCAGCAAGAACAAGCTTAAGAAGATCTTTGACAAGAAGCGCATCAGTATTCTGCCCCAAAAGCCATACAA tgaCGTGGGAATCGGGCAGTCTCAGGATGACAGCATTGTAGGGATGAAGCAGTCTAAACAGATCCACCCCACGCTCCCAGTCAGCGGGAACCTCTCCTCCAGCAACCCCGACCTCCTGCAGTCCCACCACCGCATCCTGGACTTCAGCAACTCGCCTG ATTTGGCAGATCAGGTGCTGAAGGTCTACAAAGCCGACCAGCAGAGCCGCTACATTATGATCAGCAGAGACACCACGGCCAGGGAGGTGGTGGTCCAGGCCATCCGCGAGTTCGCCCTGACGGCGACGCCGGAGGCCTATTCGCTGTGCGAGGTGTCCGTCACCCCCGAGGGCGTCATCAAGCAGCGGCGGCTGCCCGAGCAGCTCTCCAAGCTGGCAGATAAGATCCAGCTGAGCGGAAG GTACTACTTGAAGAACAACATGGAGACGGAGACGCTGTGTTCAGACGAAGACGCACAGGACCTCCTGAGGGAGAGCCAGATCTCCCTGCTGCAGCTCAGCACGGTGGAGGTGGCCACACAGCTCTCGGTGAGGAACTTCGAGCTCTTCTGCAAGATCGAACCCACCGAGTACGTCGACGACCTCTTCAAGCTCAAGTCTAAGACGGGCTCGGAAAATCTGAAGAAGTTCGAGGAGGTGGTCAACCAGGAGACCTTCTGGGTGGCTTCGGAGATTGTGCGCGAGCCCAACCAGCTGAAGAGGATGAAGATCATCAAGCACTTTATCAAGATTGCCCTGCACTGCCGCGAGTGCAAGAACTTCAACTCCATGTTCTCCATCATCAG CGGGCTGAATCTGGCTCCAGTGTCCAGGCTACGAGGGACATGGGAAAAACTTCCCAGCAAGTATGAGAAACTCTTTCAAGATCTCCAGGACCTCTTTGACCCTTCTAGGAACATGGCCAAGTACCGCAATGTCCTGAACAATCAGAACCTCCACCCTCCTATAATCCCCCTCTTCCCTGTCATCAAGAAGGACCTGACGTTTTTGCACGAAG GCAATGACTCCAAGGTTGACGGTCTGGTGAACTTTGAGAAGCTCAGGATGATAGCCAAAGAGGTCCGCCATGTTGGGCGCATGGCTTCTATAAACATGGACCCTGCGCTGATGTTCAGGACCAG GAAGAAGAAGTGGAGGAGTCTTGG GTCTCTGAGTCAGGGCAGCGCCAGCGCGGCCGTCCTGGACGTGGCACAGGCCAGTGGGCACAAAAAGCGAGTCCGCCGCAGCTCCTTCCTCAACGCCAAGAAGCTGTACGAGGACGCACAGATGGCGAGGCGCGTCCGCCAGTACCTGTCCGACCTGACGCTGGACACCAGCGAGGACACCCTGCAGACCATGTCCCTGCAGTGCGAGCCCTCCTCCAGCACCT TGCCCAAGGGTGCTGGTGACAAGCGGAAGCCCGACACATCCCCCGTGGTCCAGCGGACTGGCCTGCAGAGGGCGTCACAGCAGAAAGGAAACCTGCAAATGGCGGCTGGGCTACACTACACTACTCACAAGAAGGTGCCGGCGAAGGACCTGCCGGCCTTTG GGGGGAGTTCCCCTCAGGCCTTAAAGAAGATGCTGTCAGACGAAGCCGGTGATCGACACAGGAAGCAGACGGAAGACAGCATCTCCAGCGCATCGTCCCATCTGTCTTCGCCTCCTCTTTCTCCACGCAGCTCTCCGCGCAAAG GCTATTTTCGGACGGCGGACACCTTCTCCGACTCAGGCCACAGCGAGCGGTCGTCGCGCTCCAGCCTGCTCAGCAACTCATCCTTCGACCTGATCCAGGATGAGCGCCGACAGCGGCACTCCATCAGCGCCATGGAGGCCGGCCCCGGGGGAGGCCGCATGGAGCGCCGGGCCACCCTGGACCCCGACCAGTACAGCCTGGG CTCCTACTCCTCGGTGGGCGAGGCCCGTGGCCTGTACTCCTGCACCACGGCCCTGTCCTCCCCCAGCCTGGAGGAGCTGACCCAGGACCAGGACCGGGCCTCCCTGGATGCCGCTGACAGTGGCCGCGGCAGCTGGACGTCCTGCTCCAGCGGCTCCCACGATAACATCCAGACCATCCACCACTGGCGGGACTCGATCTCCTCTGACCGGTCGAACTTCTCCGAGCACGGGGCTGGGCCAGGCCGGGCCACCCCCGATCCTGGCCGGGCCCGCGGGAGCTGGGCATCCTCGCCCGCCTACTGGGGGGAGGACTCGGAGGGGGACACGGGAACCATCAAACGGCGGGGGGGGAAGGACGTGAACCCTGAGGTGGAGATGGACAGCGTGCCGTCTGGAGGCGCAGAGGAACCGAAGCAGCACGGCCGGGCACTGCACGGCAGCACCGCCTCCGGGACGCCCCGGGGCCCTGTCG CTCGCAGAGACGGCCGCTTCCGGGAGCCGCCCCCGACGCCCCCCGGCTACACGGCCCTGACCATCTCCGACTTCGGCAAGACCCCGCCCCACGTCGGCCGCAAACCCCCCGACTATAACGTGGCGCTGCAGAGGTCGCGCATGGTCGCTCATACGAGTGACCCCCCGCAGCCACCGGCCCGGCCCAGCCCGCGGCCCCCCCGCCTCCCGGCCCAGGGGCCGCCGGCTGAGGAAGAGGGTGAGTCCTTGTCCCCAAAACTTGTTCCTCTGAGGAAGACAGGCGCTTATACCCCTGAGAGTGCCAGGCCGTGA